A region of Vitis vinifera cultivar Pinot Noir 40024 chromosome 13, ASM3070453v1 DNA encodes the following proteins:
- the LOC100261918 gene encoding annexin D4 has protein sequence MSLPNESRTLTKAFSGILGVDEKSMMEILVKWHPEDLTTFRNENSSIFLKDKYFLFERWQDYHIAFLVKEFLRFQDVVVQWTMHPWERDARMARKALDGHPQAYGLLIELACTRSSDELLGARKAYQSLYGESIEEDVASRVEGIERQLLVALVSTYRYEGSRINDVAVRAEAIKLGITINRHGDKKKLFKDEETVRILATRSKPHLKAVFKCYKETFNKNIEEDLDETSLKDTIYCLYAPSMYFSKILDSAMKANANEDEKEALTRVIVTRANVDIKDIAEKYNKQYGTPLTKKIEDVALGNYKDFLVTLVQRAG, from the exons ATGTCTTTGCCAAATGAGAGCCGCACTCTCACAAAGGCTTTTTCTG GAATACTTGGAGTTGACGAGAAATCAATGATGGAGATCTTAGTAAAATGGCATCCCGAAGACTTGACAACTTTTAGGAATGAAAATTCTTCCATCTTTCTTAAGGATAAATACTTCTTGTTTGAGAGATGGCAAGATTATCATATTGCATTTCTAGTAAAGGAATTTCTGCGTTTTCAG GATGTTGTGGTGCAATGGACCATGCATCCTTGGGAAAGAGATGCTCGCATGGCAAGGAAGGCTTTGGACGGACACCCTCAAGCATATGGCTTACTCATTGAACTTGCATGCACCAGATCATCAGACGAGCTCTTGGGAGCTAGGAAAGCATACCAGTCCCTCTACGGTGAATCCATCGAGGAAGACGTTGCTTCCCGAGTTGAAGGCATCGAACGCCAG CTTTTGGTAGCACTTGTAAGTACGTATAGATATGAAGGATCACGAATTAATGATGTGGCGGTTAGAGCAGAGGCTATAAAACTTGGTATAACCATTAATAGACATGGTGATAAGAAGAAGCTATTCAAAGATGAAGAGACTGTAAGGATTCTAGCAACAAGAAGCAAGCCTCATCTCAAGGCCGTCTTCAAATGTTACAAGGAAACTTTTAACAAGAACATTGAAGAG GATCTTGATGAGACAAGTTTGAAGGACACAATTTATTGCTTGTATGCTCCTTCGATGTATTTCAGCAAG atTTTAGATTCGGCAATGAAAGCTAACGCAAACGAGGATGAAAAAGAAGCCCTAACTCGAGTTATTGTAACCCGAGCCAATGTTGATATAAAGGACATTGCTGAGAAATATAATAAGCAATATGGAACTCCTCTAACCAAGAAGATTGAAGATGTAGCTCTTGGAAATTATAAAGATTTCTTGGTCACGTTGGTCCAAAGAGCTGGTTAA